Genomic segment of Candidatus Neomarinimicrobiota bacterium:
CATGGGGTAGAGGTCATCAAAGGAGCGTTTCATCTTCTTGACACCAATACGCTTCATTTCTTCAAGGGATGATCCCACTTGTTTCAGTTCCCAATCCAACTTCTCCTCAATATCCTTCCAGGGGAAGAAGGGTCCCAATCCCATTTTTTCAGCCAGACCTTTGGCCATCCACCAGGCTGGTTTGGTATTGTACTTTGGTTCAGCTGCAGGCATACGCAAGGCGAGAGTTGGTTCACGATGAGCACTGACGCGGATATCATCATAACGTTCCAGATACGTACATTCAGGTAAAATCACATCAGCATATCCGGTGATTTCCATGGGCATGGTATCGATCACCACCATGAGATCCAATGCCTGAATTGCCTTCAAGGTGTTTGCCTGATTTGGCAGGGTGTGAATCAGGTTGGTCCCGTTGACTATCCAGGCTTTAAATGAGCAGTCTCTTCCAGTGGCGGGGACTGTCGCATCGCAAATTCCTGAAGCCAAAGCCAGGCTTGCCAATTTGAACTTTCCAGGATAAGCATCTTTCCAAGTCCGCTTGGGCGTGGGAAATTGAGGGTGAGGGTAGGTCTTAAAACTAACTTTTTCAGGGTTATAAAAGCCTCCCCTGCGACCCCAGGATCCTAACAGCGCATTCAACATTGCAACGGCTCTAAGGCGTTGTGTATCATCACCATACCAAGTCACATGGCGACCAGGATGAATGATAACTCTTGGACTGGCATTGGCCATTTCACGAGCGGTCTCTCGGATAGTTTCTGGCTTAATTGTTGTGAGGCCATAGGCCCATTCCGGCGTGTTGGTAGCAACATGGGCTTTAAGTTCGTCAAAACCGTAGACATACTTTTCAACATATTCTTTGTCGTAAAGACCTTCATTGATGATGACATGCATCCAGGCTAATAATAGGGCCATGTCTGTAGCTGGTTTGATAGGTAGCCAGAATTTTGATTTGCTGGCAACTGTGGAAAAGCGGGGGTCAACCGTAATAATAGTTGCACCCTTGGCAGTAGCCTGTGCGATTTCCTGAACTGGACCGTTGTGCATGTTTTCACCAAAATGAGATCCAATGAGAACCAGGCAGCGTGTATCTCGGATATCAACACGTTCCGGGGACCCAACTCCTTCACCATAGGTAGCGAAGAAACCTACTTCACGGGGTCCTCGACATTGTGCATATGAAGGAGCTGTAATGTTATTGGAACCAAAAGCTTTTAACAAATCTCCAAAATAATGCCCCCCTGAACCGTGAGAAAAGAGCGCCGTACACTCTGGTCCATGTTCTTCGGCAACTTTTTTTAACCCATCAGCTATGTAGGTGAATGCTTCATCCCAGCTTGCTTCGCGAAAGGCTTGGACGCCATTTACTTCAGTCCTGATAAGAGGTGTCTTTAGGCGATCTTCATCGTTATACATACCCACACCGCCAGTACCTCGGGGGCATAGTCGACCATTTGAATGAGGATCATCTTCGTGACCGGTTACTTTCCAGATCTTACCCTCTTCATTGGTATGTACCCAACCTGCACACTTCCAGAAACAAATCTCACAGTATGTTGGTGTTCTCTTGGCATACATGCCAGGAACTGTATCAGGAGCCAAAATGTCTCCTGTGGAGAAATCAAACAGGGGTGTTGCGAAAGCGAGGCTTCCGGCGCCTACACCGGCGATTTTTATAAAATCACGGCGATTCATGCTAGTGCTCATGTGTTCTTCCAATGTTGTTGTAAATAGGATTTCATGTTGTGACAGGTCGTTACATCTCTATAAACTACGCATTCAGAACAAACTTCGTCCTGACAGGCTGAAGCTTTAGATTTAACCAGCCAACATGGCTCTAAAGATGTCTTATATGCATCACATACGGCTCGATCTGATTCGCTGCAGCCTTTGATCTCCCAGCAGGGAGCCATGGACATCATTCCTTTAATCCCTGCCAGATTGAAGCCACGATCTTCTATCATGACCCGGATGCATTGAAGTCTTTCGATATCTGCCTGGGAATAAAGACGACGCTTGGATTTTGTGCGCTGGGGAATGATGAGACCTTCAGTCTCATACATTCGCAAGGTGTGGACTGAAACGCCGACCAGCTCTGCAGCAATACCAATAGCGAAAACCGGTCTGGTTTTGTCTGAGAGGCGTTCTTTTATGTCTGATG
This window contains:
- a CDS encoding molybdopterin-dependent oxidoreductase; protein product: MSTSMNRRDFIKIAGVGAGSLAFATPLFDFSTGDILAPDTVPGMYAKRTPTYCEICFWKCAGWVHTNEEGKIWKVTGHEDDPHSNGRLCPRGTGGVGMYNDEDRLKTPLIRTEVNGVQAFREASWDEAFTYIADGLKKVAEEHGPECTALFSHGSGGHYFGDLLKAFGSNNITAPSYAQCRGPREVGFFATYGEGVGSPERVDIRDTRCLVLIGSHFGENMHNGPVQEIAQATAKGATIITVDPRFSTVASKSKFWLPIKPATDMALLLAWMHVIINEGLYDKEYVEKYVYGFDELKAHVATNTPEWAYGLTTIKPETIRETAREMANASPRVIIHPGRHVTWYGDDTQRLRAVAMLNALLGSWGRRGGFYNPEKVSFKTYPHPQFPTPKRTWKDAYPGKFKLASLALASGICDATVPATGRDCSFKAWIVNGTNLIHTLPNQANTLKAIQALDLMVVIDTMPMEITGYADVILPECTYLERYDDIRVSAHREPTLALRMPAAEPKYNTKPAWWMAKGLAEKMGLGPFFPWKDIEEKLDWELKQVGSSLEEMKRIGVKKMKRSFDDLYPMENLEDFEFNTNTGKIELYSTAMEDEGYDPLPKYKAHEEPPEGYYRLNYGRAPMHTFSRTANNPNLTDLMDENSVWVNPKVAKEWGLKNDQYLWLENQDGVVSKTPIKVRVTERIRFDSVYMVHGFGHTEKKLTRANGRGASDADLITRVHIDPEMGGTGMRGNFVTFRFEAGKEVSS
- a CDS encoding MerR family transcriptional regulator, whose product is MKYRFDMNASDIKERLSDKTRPVFAIGIAAELVGVSVHTLRMYETEGLIIPQRTKSKRRLYSQADIERLQCIRVMIEDRGFNLAGIKGMMSMAPCWEIKGCSESDRAVCDAYKTSLEPCWLVKSKASACQDEVCSECVVYRDVTTCHNMKSYLQQHWKNT